One Phaseolus vulgaris cultivar G19833 chromosome 2, P. vulgaris v2.0, whole genome shotgun sequence DNA window includes the following coding sequences:
- the LOC137811881 gene encoding uncharacterized protein: protein MTRPKITPNPPPSPRNPPAKTRRANPSSSRDPPRGSNVPSDRVARLASSHPSQPQPNPPQTNAMVKPLPDYKRLYPWASATLLGETSSVNTDRDILRLQKGDKENLSFSKEHDDKVSVRPCPPGEPICTDNQGSDDAPFCFVYTTLFKKVKLRFPFTRFERELLTELDIAPAQLHPNSWAFVRAYQIICAHLGHPASVDVFLYLFEAKNPGDRLWVSLNGVAGRSILSIFQQSYKDWKGKFVRVCCNDQDPSLLDGFPLYWVNKGKKDSSFRKARELKKMGDLDKDLCGFWKRVASSNVVLPTSSIISYEFLESQLDVHIGLSLGSLSLRSYRPTFTLCVVLAFPMYCLTLLIFLCLVVCRTDCGPLMQI from the coding sequence ATGACTCGTCCAAAAAtcacaccaaaccctcctccatctcctcgcAACCCTCCGGCGAAAACTCGTAGGGCAAACCCCTCATCTTCCCGCGACCCCCCAAGGGGTTCCAACGTCCCTTCCGACCGAGTCGCGAGACTCGCGTCCTCTCATCCCAGCCAACCACAACCAAACCCACCACAAACTAACGCGATGGTGAAACCTCTCCCAGATTATAAGCGTCTATACCCGTGGGCCTCTGCAACTTTGTTGGGTGAGACTTCATCCGTCAATACTGACCGCGACATCCTTCGCCTCCAAAAAGGTGATAAGGAAAACCTATCTTTCAGCAAAGAGCACGATGATAAAGTGTCCGTGCGCCCTTGCCCTCCCGGTGAACCCATATGCACCGACAACCAGGGGAGCGACGACGCCCctttctgcttcgtttacaccactttgttcaagaaggtcaagcttcggtttcccttcacacgctttgagagggagctcttgaccgagctcgacatcgcccccgcccagcttcatcccaacagctgggcgttcgtacgggCCTACCAAATTATTTGCGCACACTTGGGCCATCCGGCTTCCGTGGACGTATTCCTCTACTtattcgaggcgaagaacccgggcgatcgcctgtgggttagcCTCAACGGGGTCGCCGGGAGGTCCATTCTCTCCATTTTCCAGCAGtcctataaggattggaaggggaagttcgtgcgCGTATGTTGCAACGAtcaagacccttcccttctcgacggctttcccttgtactgggtgaacaagggaaagaaagaCTCAAGCTTCAGGAAAGCCAGGGAGCTAAAGAAAATGGGAGACCTCGACAAGGACTTATGCGGCTTCTGGAAAAGAGTCGCCTCCTCCAACGTGGTTCTTCCCACTTCCTCCATCATCTCTTACGAATTTCTCGAGAGCCAGCTAGACGTCCATATAGGTTTGTCCCTAGGCTCCCTTAGCTTACGTTCGTATCGTCCGACCTTTACCTTGTGTGTAGTTTTAGCTTTCCCTATGTATTGTCTTACATTACTTATCTTTCTTTGCCTTGTTGTCTGCCGAACTGATTGTGGGCCACTAATGCAGATATGA